In Aquimarina spinulae, a single window of DNA contains:
- a CDS encoding lipocalin family protein: MKKLNLLILVFATIFIACNKDDDASNEETSSNKELIVGKWDVTSIIVDGITLDADDCELNSTIHIKEDGTYEEQIYGGFVGSCMPDDLDKGTWELSENILTLTLDELGNAIRLTFNHTILELTETTLKYEFEDEDILDDGTVDPFKEVWTFTRMK, from the coding sequence ATGAAAAAACTAAATCTGCTTATCCTTGTCTTTGCCACTATTTTTATAGCCTGCAATAAAGATGATGATGCATCTAATGAAGAAACGTCTTCAAACAAAGAATTAATTGTTGGAAAATGGGATGTAACCAGCATTATAGTTGACGGCATAACTCTTGACGCAGATGATTGCGAATTAAACAGTACTATTCACATAAAAGAAGATGGAACCTATGAAGAACAAATCTATGGAGGTTTTGTTGGAAGTTGTATGCCAGACGATTTAGATAAGGGAACCTGGGAACTATCAGAAAACATTCTAACGCTAACATTAGACGAACTAGGTAATGCAATCCGTCTTACTTTTAATCATACCATTTTAGAACTTACAGAAACCACTTTAAAATATGAATTTGAAGACGAAGATATTCTTGATGATGGCACGGTTGATCCTTTTAAAGAAGTCTGGACTTTCACTCGAATGAAATAG